One Setaria viridis chromosome 5, Setaria_viridis_v4.0, whole genome shotgun sequence genomic region harbors:
- the LOC117857607 gene encoding DNA repair protein recA homolog 3, mitochondrial, whose protein sequence is MATLLRRVSLRRAIAAASYSSSHPESYKQGICGSTFHCREFSSKAKKKSKSSGTDSGEENMSKKDLALHQAIDQITSAFGKGAIMWLGRSQGHRDVPVISTGSFALDMALGTGGFPKGRVIEVYGPEASGKTTLALHVIAEAQKNGGYCAFVDAEHALDPALAESIGVDTNNLLLSQPDCAEQALSLVDTLIRSGSVDVVVVDSVAALVPKTELDGEMGDAHVALQARLMSQALRKLSHSLSLSQTILLFINQTRAKVATFGFGGPTEVTSGGNALKFYASVRLNIKRIGLVKKGEETIGSQVAVKIVKNKHAPPFKTAQFEIEFGKGICRSSELVELGLKRKLIKKISGAYYSFNDITFHGKDNLKSYLTENESVAKDLEMQLKKLMETEAPKEQEAEGGSPSDLPEEIVTPETSSEEDLAAVVEA, encoded by the exons atggcgaccCTCCTCAGGCGCGTCTCGCTGCggcgcgccatcgccgccgcctcctactcTTCTTCTCACCCTGAG AGCTATAAGCAAGGGATCTGTGGCTCCACGTTTCATTGCCGAGAGTTCTCATCTAAAG CGAAAAAGAAGTCAAAGTCAAGTGGAACTGACTCTGGTGAGGAGAATATGTCGAAGAAGGACTTGGCTTTACACCAGGCTATCGATCAAATAACATCAGCATTTGGGAAGGGGGCAATAATGTGGCTTGGCCGTTCACAAGGCCATAGAGATGTACCTGTAATATCTACTGGGTCTTTTGCTTTGGATATGGCTCTTGGAACTGGTGGGTTTCCAAAG GGGCGTGTCATAGAGGTTTATGGTCCAGAGGCTTCAGGCAAGACAACTCTTGCTCTACATGTCATTGCAGAAGCACAAAAGAATGGGG GTTACTGTGCCTTTGTAGATGCGGAGCACGCTTTGGATCCAGCTCTTGCGGAGTCAATTGGTGTTGACACCAACAATTTACTCCTTTCTCAGCCAGACTGTGCTGAGCAGGCACTCAGTCTTGTGGACACACTAATTCGAAGTGGATCTGTTGATGTTGTTGTAGTAGACAGT GTAGCAGCTCTTGTCCCAAAGACTGAGCTTGATGGGGAGATGGGTGACGCACATGTTGCTCTTCAGGCTAGATTGATGAGCCAAGCTCTTCGCAAGCTGAGCCACTCCCTTTCACTTTCCCAGACAATTCTGTTATTTATTAATCAG ACCAGGGCCAAGGTAGCCACATTTGGATTTGGGGGACCGACTGAGGTAACTTCCGGTGGCAACGCCTTGAAGTTTTATGCTTCTGTTCGCTTGAACATCAAGCGTATTGGTTTGGTAAAGAAAGGAGAAGAG ACAATAGGTAGTCAAGTTGCTGTGAAGATTGTGAAAAACAAGCATGCCCCACCATTCAAGACTGCACAGTTTGAGATTGAATTTGGAAAGGGGATATGCCGCAGTTCTGAGCTTGTTGAACTCGGATTGAAGCGCAAACTTATCAAGAAGATTAGTGGAGCATATTATAGTTTCAATGATATTACTTTCCATGGTAAAGATAACCTTAAATCTTACCTTACTGAAAATGAGAGTGTTGCAAAAGATCTAGAGATGCAACTTAAGAAATTGATGGAAACTGAAGCACCAAAAGAGCAGGAGGCTGAAGGCGGTTCCCCAAGTGATTTGCCTGAAGAGATTGTCACACCAGAAACGTCGTCAGAAGAGGATCTAGCAGCTGTAGTCGAAGCTTAA
- the LOC117857608 gene encoding GDP-L-galactose phosphorylase 1 isoform X1, producing MTVDTLIAPLAPSLVAPAPAASRSRQYETSRRRFVVKTKLAMDVKSFDLGCSLGMENDSLSLSPFLNKLFREWEDRKARGLFHHDISSCETKVLPGQHNFVATLIEGRDQKKRPTEFGMNQVLQPFDSGKFNFTKVRPEEVIFRFCEADKDSAQYFNDAPDTISSSSSAILINVSPIGYCHVLLTPQIQDCLPQRIDHESFLMAMYVAREARNPFFRVGYNSLGGFATINHLHFQAYYLKVQYPVEKATTEKLTTLVNGVSIAQLVGYPVSGFVFEGGASLEDLSCMVSKVCIFLQENNRPFNVLISESGRRVFLLPQCYAEKQLLGKASQEFLEMRINPAIWELSGHLVLKRKKDYDEASELYICRFLVEAAVSETEFQQLKQCVLDFLTASAACNSDIDY from the exons ATGACCGTCGATACTCTTATCGCCCCGCTCGCTCCATCACTGGTTGCTCCTGCTCCCGCGGCATCACGTTCTCGCCAATACGAAACCTCGCGGCGGCGTTTCGTTG TTAAAACAAAACTAGCCATGGATGTCAAGAGTTTTGACCTGGGTTGTTCCTTGGGTATGGAGAATGACAGTCTAAGTTTGTCGCCATTTCTGAACAAACTTTTCAGAGAG TGGGAGGATCGCAAGGCAAGGGGATTGTTTCACCATGACATCAGCTCGTGTGAAACTAAG GTACTACCTGGACAACACAACTTTGTGGCAACATTAATAGAAGGACGTGATCAAAAGAAACGACCTACTGAGTTCGGAATGAACCAAGTCCTCCAGCCATTTGATAGTGGGAAGTTCAATTTCACAAAAGTTAGGCCAGAGGAAGTGATCTTCAGATTCTGTGAAGCTGATAAAGACTCTGCCCAGTATTTTAATGATGCTCCTGATACtatttcatcttcatctagtgcCATTTTGATTAAT GTGAGTCCAATTGGTTACTGCCATGTTCTTTTGACCCCACAAATCCAGGATTGTTTGCCGCAAAGGATTGATCACGAGAGCTTCTTAATGGCCATGTATGTTGCTAGGGAGGCAAGGAATCCCTTCTTCAGAGTTGGTTATAACAGTTTGGGTGGCTTTGCAACTATCAACCACCTTCACTTCCAG GCATACTACCTGAAAGTACAGTATCCAGTTGAAAAGGCAACCACAGAGAAGCTCACAACCCTAGTCAATGGTGTGAGCATTGCCCAGCTGGTGGGTTATCCAGTAAGTGGTTTTGTGTTCGAAGGTGGGGCAAGCCTTGAGGATTTGTCATGTATGGTTTCGAAAGTCTGCATCTTCTTGCAAGAGAACAACAGACCTTTCAATGTCCTTATCTCTGAATCCGGCAGGAGAGTTTTCCTCCTACCACAG TGCTACGCGGAGAAGCAGCTCCTCGGAAAGGCAAGCCAAGAGTTCCTCGAAATGAGAATCAATCCCGCAATCTGGGAGCTCAGTGGCCATTTGGTactgaagaggaagaaggactACGATGAAGCCTCTGAGCTATACATATGCAGATTTTTGGTTGAAGCAGCTGTTTCTGAAACAGAATTCCAACAGCTGAAGCAATGTGTGCTTGACTTCCTGACTGCCTCTGCTGCTTGTAATTCGGATATAGATTACTAG
- the LOC117857608 gene encoding GDP-L-galactose phosphorylase 1 isoform X2, with the protein MDVKSFDLGCSLGMENDSLSLSPFLNKLFREWEDRKARGLFHHDISSCETKVLPGQHNFVATLIEGRDQKKRPTEFGMNQVLQPFDSGKFNFTKVRPEEVIFRFCEADKDSAQYFNDAPDTISSSSSAILINVSPIGYCHVLLTPQIQDCLPQRIDHESFLMAMYVAREARNPFFRVGYNSLGGFATINHLHFQAYYLKVQYPVEKATTEKLTTLVNGVSIAQLVGYPVSGFVFEGGASLEDLSCMVSKVCIFLQENNRPFNVLISESGRRVFLLPQCYAEKQLLGKASQEFLEMRINPAIWELSGHLVLKRKKDYDEASELYICRFLVEAAVSETEFQQLKQCVLDFLTASAACNSDIDY; encoded by the exons ATGGATGTCAAGAGTTTTGACCTGGGTTGTTCCTTGGGTATGGAGAATGACAGTCTAAGTTTGTCGCCATTTCTGAACAAACTTTTCAGAGAG TGGGAGGATCGCAAGGCAAGGGGATTGTTTCACCATGACATCAGCTCGTGTGAAACTAAG GTACTACCTGGACAACACAACTTTGTGGCAACATTAATAGAAGGACGTGATCAAAAGAAACGACCTACTGAGTTCGGAATGAACCAAGTCCTCCAGCCATTTGATAGTGGGAAGTTCAATTTCACAAAAGTTAGGCCAGAGGAAGTGATCTTCAGATTCTGTGAAGCTGATAAAGACTCTGCCCAGTATTTTAATGATGCTCCTGATACtatttcatcttcatctagtgcCATTTTGATTAAT GTGAGTCCAATTGGTTACTGCCATGTTCTTTTGACCCCACAAATCCAGGATTGTTTGCCGCAAAGGATTGATCACGAGAGCTTCTTAATGGCCATGTATGTTGCTAGGGAGGCAAGGAATCCCTTCTTCAGAGTTGGTTATAACAGTTTGGGTGGCTTTGCAACTATCAACCACCTTCACTTCCAG GCATACTACCTGAAAGTACAGTATCCAGTTGAAAAGGCAACCACAGAGAAGCTCACAACCCTAGTCAATGGTGTGAGCATTGCCCAGCTGGTGGGTTATCCAGTAAGTGGTTTTGTGTTCGAAGGTGGGGCAAGCCTTGAGGATTTGTCATGTATGGTTTCGAAAGTCTGCATCTTCTTGCAAGAGAACAACAGACCTTTCAATGTCCTTATCTCTGAATCCGGCAGGAGAGTTTTCCTCCTACCACAG TGCTACGCGGAGAAGCAGCTCCTCGGAAAGGCAAGCCAAGAGTTCCTCGAAATGAGAATCAATCCCGCAATCTGGGAGCTCAGTGGCCATTTGGTactgaagaggaagaaggactACGATGAAGCCTCTGAGCTATACATATGCAGATTTTTGGTTGAAGCAGCTGTTTCTGAAACAGAATTCCAACAGCTGAAGCAATGTGTGCTTGACTTCCTGACTGCCTCTGCTGCTTGTAATTCGGATATAGATTACTAG
- the LOC117858119 gene encoding 4-coumarate--CoA ligase-like 5 has product MAEQPPPGGIDPRSGFCAATRTFHSLRPSSTLPPDSLPATATAYAFSTLRSPLPDRPALVDAATGIAVSYPSFLAAVRSLAGGLWSALGVRPGDVALVIAPSRLDVPVLDLALMSVGAAVSPANPASTAEEFAHMVALARPVVAFAAPEVAAKLPRGLRCVVIGSDEYKRLSSAGGASPPPPVAVKQSDTAAVLYSSGTTGRVKAVAVSHRNLIALICTHRANREKVEKEAAEAGEEPPPPTVTLLPLPLFHVFGFMMLLRSVAMGETAILMERFDFGAALRAVERYRVTLLPAAPPVLVAMIKSEEARRRDLSSLLVIGIGGAPLGREVAERFAAIFPDIELVQGYGLTESSGSVAATVGPEESKAYGSVGKLSSHMEAKIVDPTTGEALGPGQRGELWVRGPVIMKGYVGDDEATAATMDSEGWLKTGDLCYFNEDGFLYIVDRLKELIKYKGYQVPPAELEHILNSHSDIMDAAVIPYPDEDVGQLPMAFIVRKPGSNLTEQQVMDYVAKQVAPYKKVRRVAFVSAIPKSPAGKILRRELVQQAVSMGASKL; this is encoded by the exons ATGGCCGAGCAGCCCCCGCCCGGCGGGATCGACCCGCGCAGCGGCTTCTGCGCCGCGACGCGGACCTTCCACAGCCTGCGCCCGTCCTCCACGCTCCCGCCGGACTCCCtcccggccaccgccaccgcctacGCCTTCTCCACCCTCCGCTCGCCGCTACCCGACCGCCCCGCGCtcgtcgacgccgccaccggcatTGCCGTCTCCTACCcctccttcctcgccgccgtccgctcCCTCGCGGGGGGGCTCTGGTCCGCCCTCGGCGTCCGCCCCGGGGACGTCGCGCTCGTCATCGCTCCGTCCCGCCTCGACGTCCCCGTGCTGGACCTCGCGCTCATGtccgtcggcgccgccgtctcgcCCGCGAACCCGGCGTCCACCGCCGAGGAGTTCGCGCACATGGTCGCGCTCGCCAGGCCGGTCGTCGCGTTCGCGGCCCCCGAGGTGGCCGCTAAGCTGCCGAGGGGCCTCCGGTGCGTCGTCATCGGGTCGGACGAGTACAAGAGGCTGTCGTCCGCCGGaggcgcgtcgccgccgccgccggtggcggtgAAGCAGTCCGACACGGCGGCCGTGCTGTACTCGTCGGGCACCACGGGGCGGGTGAAGGCCGTCGCGGTCTCGCACCGCAACCTCATCGCGCTGATCTGCACGCACAGGGCGAACCGGGAGAAGGTCGAGAAGGAGGCTGCCGAGGCCGGCGAGGAGCCGCCCCCACCCACGGTGACGctgctccccctccctctcttccacgTGTTCGGGTTCATGATGCTGCTCAGGTCCGTGGCCATGGGGGAGACCGCCATCCTCATGGAGCGCTTCGACTTCGGCGCCGCGCTGCGCGCCGTCGAGCGGTACCGCGTCACGCTGCTGCCCGCGGCGCCCCCGGTGCTGGTGGCCATGATCAAGTCCGAggaggcgcgccgccgcgacctctcctccctcctcgtcATCGGCATCGGCGGCGCGCCGCTCGGCCGCGAGGTCGCTGAGCGCTTCGCCGCCATCTTCCCCGACATAGAACTTGTTCAG GGCTATGGTCTGACGGAATCGTCTGGATCGGTGGCTGCCACGGTTGGTCCGGAGGAGTCCAAGGCCTACGGTTCGGTTGGAAAGCTGTCATCGCACATGGAGGCTAAGATCGTCGACCCCACCACCGGCGAGGCGCTCGGGCCGGGGCAGCGCGGGGAGCTTTGGGTCCGTGGACCAGTCATTATGAAAG GTTATGTGGGTGATGACGAGGCGACTGCAGCAACAATGGATTCAGAAGGCTGGTTGAAAACTGGTGATCTATGCTACTTCAATGAAGATGGTTTCCTCTACATTGTTGATCGATTAAAGGAGTTGATAAAATACAAGGGATATCAG GTGCCTCCAGCTGAACTGGAGCATATCCTGAATTCTCATTCTGATATCATGGATGCTGCAGTTATCCC ATATCCAGATGAAGATGTCGGGCAATTACCAATGGCTTTCATAGTGAGGAAACCAGGCTCAAACCTCACCGAGCAACAAGTCATGGATTACGTGGCTAAACAA GTCGCACCGTACAAGAAAGTCCGCCGAGTGGCCTTTGTCTCTGCAATACCGAAATCGCCTGCCGGGAAGATCTTGCGGCGCGAGCTTGTACAGCAGGCCGTGTCCATGGGTGCCTCCAAGCTTTGA